A genomic window from Deltaproteobacteria bacterium IMCC39524 includes:
- a CDS encoding sigma 54-interacting transcriptional regulator produces MDRSIQELTWEHDAIIDSSSDGLFVCDGAGLILRVNPASQRINNATAKQLVGRSYLDVAEEGLVILPSAALEAIKSRSVVSLLQENRFGRKLISTATPVFDDAGELIRVVVSERDITETDRLQRQLEEQQAIGDHFRHQIQELQEEFLSRQRVIAKSPCMVKALKQALKVSEVDSTVLILGESGVGKGLVADLIHKNSRRSDKPIIKINCGAIPETLIEAELFGYEKGAFTGASASKPGHLELADGGTLFLDEVAELPLASQVKLLRFMEDGVVTRLGSTQSRKVDVRLLAATNRDLDQLVASGQFRTDLFYRLSVIPLRVPALRERKECLIALIRSYIDHFALRSNVSRKLSAAALDVLVHYHYPGNVRELMNICERLVVMSETEMLDVGDLPQDVVAWSSGEGCLVESSWPDGMNMTQILESVEKRVLSEASKRYRKQQDIAEALGMSQPTVARKLQKYGVSSHSARVES; encoded by the coding sequence ATGGACAGGAGTATCCAGGAATTGACCTGGGAACATGATGCGATCATCGATTCCTCCTCAGATGGCCTTTTTGTCTGCGATGGTGCCGGTCTTATCCTGCGTGTTAATCCCGCCTCTCAACGAATCAACAACGCCACTGCTAAGCAGTTGGTTGGACGTTCCTATCTCGACGTTGCCGAAGAAGGGTTGGTTATTCTTCCCTCGGCAGCCCTTGAAGCCATCAAGTCCCGTAGTGTGGTCAGCCTGCTGCAGGAAAACCGTTTCGGTCGAAAACTTATTTCTACGGCGACCCCGGTGTTTGATGATGCCGGCGAACTGATTCGCGTGGTGGTTAGCGAACGCGATATTACTGAAACGGATCGTCTACAGCGGCAGTTGGAAGAACAACAGGCGATTGGTGATCATTTTCGTCACCAGATACAAGAGTTACAGGAAGAGTTTCTCTCCCGTCAGCGGGTGATTGCCAAAAGTCCTTGTATGGTCAAGGCGCTCAAACAGGCGCTGAAAGTCAGTGAAGTCGACTCGACGGTTCTGATTCTCGGTGAATCTGGGGTTGGCAAGGGTCTGGTCGCTGACCTGATTCACAAGAACTCCCGCCGTAGCGACAAGCCCATCATAAAAATCAATTGTGGCGCCATCCCGGAAACGCTTATCGAAGCCGAATTGTTTGGCTACGAAAAAGGTGCCTTTACCGGTGCCTCTGCCAGCAAGCCGGGCCATCTTGAACTCGCTGATGGTGGCACCCTGTTTCTCGATGAAGTCGCCGAACTCCCGCTGGCTTCGCAGGTCAAGTTGCTACGTTTCATGGAGGATGGTGTGGTTACCCGTCTGGGAAGCACTCAGAGTCGGAAAGTTGATGTCCGTCTGCTTGCCGCAACCAATCGTGATCTCGATCAGTTGGTTGCTTCCGGCCAATTTCGCACCGATCTATTCTACCGTTTGAGCGTTATCCCTTTGCGTGTCCCGGCTCTACGTGAACGTAAGGAATGTCTGATTGCATTGATTCGCTCCTACATCGATCATTTTGCTTTACGGTCCAATGTTTCAAGAAAACTGAGTGCTGCAGCTCTCGACGTCCTGGTTCATTACCATTATCCCGGTAATGTGCGTGAATTGATGAATATCTGCGAGCGTTTGGTCGTGATGTCTGAAACTGAGATGCTCGATGTGGGGGATCTGCCTCAGGATGTGGTTGCGTGGTCCAGTGGGGAAGGTTGTCTCGTGGAAAGCAGTTGGCCCGACGGGATGAACATGACGCAAATTCTGGAGAGCGTTGAAAAGCGTGTACTTTCCGAAGCCAGTAAGCGCTATCGAAAACAGCAGGACATTGCCGAAGCTCTTGGTATGAGCCAGCCTACGGTCGCCAGAAAGCTGCAGAAGTATGGGGTCAGTTCTCACAGTGCGAGAGTTGAAAGTTAA
- a CDS encoding ABC transporter ATP-binding protein, translating to MAHNELILTDVTKRFGGLTAVDALSFKVESGQIYGIIGPNGAGKTTVFNCITGIYKSEEGSVLWRGEEIRGKTPYQIVDRGIVRTFQTIRLFGQMSVAENIMSGRHIKSTQRWWHGIIPTPGKKRDELENWQKVEEQLDFFKLSEFAATPVGSLPYGLQRRVEIARAMAVEPTLLILDEPAAGLNDKETLELLETIFKIRDKGVTVLLIEHDMDMVMEVTDYLTVINFGKKIAEGTPEEIQKNPAVIEAYLGSEDDDDE from the coding sequence ATGGCGCATAATGAACTGATATTGACCGACGTCACCAAGCGCTTCGGGGGATTGACCGCCGTTGACGCTTTAAGTTTCAAGGTTGAAAGTGGCCAGATTTACGGCATCATCGGCCCCAACGGGGCGGGTAAGACCACGGTCTTCAACTGCATTACCGGCATCTACAAATCGGAAGAAGGCTCAGTTCTCTGGCGTGGTGAAGAGATCCGCGGCAAGACCCCCTACCAGATTGTGGATCGTGGCATCGTCCGTACCTTCCAGACCATCCGCCTGTTCGGCCAGATGTCGGTCGCCGAAAACATCATGAGCGGCCGTCACATCAAAAGCACGCAGAGATGGTGGCACGGCATCATCCCAACTCCCGGGAAAAAGCGAGATGAGCTGGAAAACTGGCAGAAGGTTGAAGAGCAACTCGACTTCTTCAAGTTGAGCGAGTTTGCTGCTACTCCGGTTGGATCATTGCCATACGGTCTCCAGCGGCGGGTGGAGATTGCCAGGGCGATGGCCGTTGAACCGACCCTGCTGATTCTCGATGAACCGGCAGCTGGTCTTAACGACAAAGAGACCCTGGAACTTTTGGAAACTATCTTTAAAATCCGTGACAAAGGTGTCACCGTGCTGCTGATTGAGCATGATATGGACATGGTTATGGAAGTGACTGACTACCTGACGGTGATCAACTTCGGCAAAAAGATTGCCGAGGGCACCCCTGAAGAAATCCAGAAGAACCCGGCCGTCATCGAGGCCTACCTGGGAAGTGAGGATGACGACGATGAGTAA
- a CDS encoding branched-chain amino acid ABC transporter substrate-binding protein: MNKYLATLLAVFFATGTAFAADTLKVGVQAPITGSYANEGQGIENGVRLLAEQVNAKGGVMGKQIEVIVCDDQGTAMAAAICAKDLVNKGAQMVIGSYTSTAAEAAQKTYFKAGVLQTSDGTADSLTENGYWTFLRNSFPNSAEAQFAAEYMVNVKKYERIVVISDFSTYADGLANATEAAIKELGGNVVSRDKIKADSQNFTPVLTNIKSKNPDAIFFAGYYSDGGQLRAQQIALGIKADFIGGDANDNPDFVKLAGSAATGAFIINVPSPDVLPYEIAKTFIADYQKKYGEMPPSIWGLMNIDGMRAIIHAMEQNKSFDTKKAADYLHNMTEPLPGITGPIAFAKDGNRKGGAYVVKKIEADGTYSNEYVQ; this comes from the coding sequence ATGAACAAGTATCTGGCAACATTACTGGCCGTGTTCTTTGCAACCGGCACCGCATTTGCTGCAGACACCCTCAAAGTTGGTGTTCAGGCCCCAATCACCGGTAGCTATGCTAACGAGGGCCAAGGCATTGAGAATGGCGTGCGCTTGCTCGCCGAGCAGGTCAACGCCAAGGGTGGCGTCATGGGCAAGCAGATCGAAGTCATCGTCTGCGACGATCAAGGGACCGCAATGGCAGCTGCAATCTGCGCCAAAGACCTGGTTAACAAAGGGGCCCAAATGGTTATTGGTTCCTACACCTCGACCGCCGCCGAAGCCGCACAGAAGACCTACTTCAAAGCGGGCGTTCTGCAGACTTCCGACGGTACCGCCGACAGCCTGACTGAGAATGGCTACTGGACTTTCCTGCGTAACTCTTTTCCGAACAGTGCCGAAGCACAATTCGCCGCCGAATACATGGTTAACGTCAAGAAGTACGAGCGGATTGTCGTTATCTCCGACTTCTCGACCTATGCAGACGGCCTGGCGAACGCCACCGAAGCAGCGATCAAGGAACTGGGCGGCAACGTGGTTTCTCGCGACAAGATTAAGGCCGACTCCCAGAACTTCACTCCTGTTCTGACCAACATCAAGTCCAAGAATCCTGATGCAATCTTCTTTGCCGGTTATTACTCCGACGGTGGCCAGCTGCGTGCCCAGCAGATTGCGCTCGGCATCAAGGCGGACTTCATCGGTGGCGACGCCAATGACAACCCGGACTTCGTCAAACTGGCCGGCTCTGCTGCCACAGGCGCTTTCATCATCAACGTTCCTTCTCCAGACGTGCTGCCTTACGAAATTGCCAAGACCTTCATTGCTGACTACCAGAAGAAATACGGTGAAATGCCTCCTTCCATCTGGGGTTTGATGAATATCGACGGCATGCGCGCTATCATTCACGCCATGGAGCAGAACAAGAGCTTCGACACCAAGAAGGCGGCTGACTACCTGCACAACATGACCGAGCCACTCCCTGGCATTACCGGTCCGATCGCTTTCGCTAAAGACGGCAACCGCAAAGGCGGTGCCTACGTCGTTAAGAAGATTGAGGCTGATGGAACATACTCCAACGAGTACGTTCAGTAA
- a CDS encoding class I SAM-dependent methyltransferase produces MRLYNKYVLPKLVHCACNMHSVMSQREKVVPFARGRVLEVGLGSGLNLSYYDADKVSKVWGLDPSSEMLGMAEARAASVEFDVEFICSAGEELSLESNSVDTVLVTYTLCTIFEIGRAIEQMARVLKPGGELIFCEHGVAPDLGVRRVQNFINPLWKAVGGGCHLNRNIPALLERGGFKLNELTKDYIPGWRPASFNYLGRASIK; encoded by the coding sequence ATGAGGCTGTACAACAAATATGTTCTTCCGAAACTCGTCCACTGTGCCTGCAATATGCATTCAGTGATGAGTCAACGGGAAAAGGTTGTGCCGTTTGCCCGAGGCAGGGTGTTGGAGGTCGGCTTGGGGTCAGGCTTGAATCTTTCTTATTATGACGCAGATAAGGTAAGCAAGGTCTGGGGTCTTGACCCTTCGTCGGAGATGCTCGGAATGGCAGAAGCAAGAGCAGCTTCTGTTGAATTTGATGTTGAATTCATCTGCTCGGCCGGTGAGGAATTGTCCCTGGAGAGTAACAGCGTTGACACCGTTCTGGTTACTTACACCTTGTGCACAATCTTTGAAATAGGGCGGGCAATCGAACAAATGGCCCGTGTTCTCAAGCCCGGTGGCGAGCTCATATTTTGTGAACATGGTGTCGCACCAGATCTGGGTGTCCGGAGAGTGCAAAATTTCATTAACCCCCTCTGGAAGGCCGTTGGTGGAGGCTGTCACCTTAATCGAAATATCCCGGCACTGCTAGAGCGGGGGGGCTTTAAGCTCAATGAGTTGACGAAAGATTACATCCCCGGATGGCGGCCGGCATCGTTTAACTACCTGGGCAGGGCCTCAATCAAATAG
- a CDS encoding branched-chain amino acid ABC transporter permease, producing MDTFLQQLANGLTIGSMFALVALGYTMVYGVMRLINFAHGDMVAASAFVGLTIYTQVMGQATSLVAVIVIFLLTAVAMAIVGIILERVAYRPLREAPRLSAVVSALGASLVIQNGIMLIWGPRMRIFPELVPQVYWDLGGVVISLIQVIILVLSLVLMVTLYLFVEKTRMGAAIRASSIDQDAARLMGINVNSVIALIFIIGSSLGAVGGLFIGLYYRGITFNMGWQYGLYAFIAAILGGIGNIPGAMLGGMLLGLFNAFIAGYVSSTWADAFTFILLILILIVRPTGILGERVAEKV from the coding sequence ATGGACACTTTTTTACAACAGTTAGCAAACGGCCTGACTATAGGCAGTATGTTTGCCCTGGTTGCGCTCGGCTACACCATGGTCTACGGCGTTATGAGATTGATCAACTTTGCTCATGGCGACATGGTTGCGGCCTCTGCCTTTGTTGGCCTGACAATCTATACTCAGGTGATGGGACAGGCGACCTCTCTGGTCGCAGTTATTGTTATCTTCCTGTTGACTGCGGTTGCCATGGCGATTGTCGGCATTATTCTCGAACGGGTTGCCTATCGTCCCTTACGCGAAGCACCGCGTTTGTCGGCGGTGGTCTCGGCACTTGGTGCCTCACTGGTTATCCAGAACGGCATCATGCTGATCTGGGGGCCGCGGATGCGCATCTTCCCGGAGTTGGTTCCGCAGGTCTACTGGGATCTCGGCGGAGTGGTGATCAGCCTGATCCAGGTGATTATCCTGGTGTTGTCGCTGGTTTTGATGGTTACCCTCTACCTGTTCGTTGAAAAGACCCGCATGGGTGCAGCGATCCGCGCCTCCTCCATCGATCAGGATGCCGCCCGACTGATGGGCATCAACGTCAACAGTGTTATCGCCCTTATTTTTATCATCGGCTCCTCTCTGGGTGCTGTCGGCGGTCTCTTTATCGGCCTCTACTATCGCGGCATTACCTTTAATATGGGCTGGCAATACGGTCTCTACGCTTTTATCGCTGCAATTCTGGGCGGCATTGGCAATATCCCGGGTGCTATGCTCGGCGGGATGCTGCTTGGCCTGTTCAATGCCTTTATCGCCGGTTACGTTTCCAGCACATGGGCTGATGCCTTTACCTTTATCCTGCTGATTTTAATCTTGATTGTCCGCCCGACCGGCATCCTCGGCGAGCGGGTTGCGGAGAAAGTCTGA
- a CDS encoding universal stress protein, which yields MNLKDLLVYIDLSSTCSTRLATAIQLAQQQQAKLTGLYTIPPHRASDFEQPYKLADQAKLKFLQTVEQAGLESEWICADSSRNNLDLVQSLNLYAHYRDMLIVSQTDHEAKQQSTPSDLPEKAVLGAGRPVLVVPYACDARTIGKRVMLVWRGGPESSRAMHDSMPLLRAADSVHVISIQGYGGDEAYESHNADICSHLRHYDINAIAEKHVTAGLSIGDLLLNRCADEGIDLMVLGAFSQFRRGNQILGDVGRYLLQSMTVPVLMSH from the coding sequence ATGAACTTAAAAGACCTTCTGGTGTATATCGATTTAAGCTCAACCTGCTCAACCAGGCTGGCCACCGCAATCCAGTTGGCCCAGCAGCAGCAGGCCAAGCTGACTGGTCTCTACACGATTCCACCCCATCGGGCCAGCGACTTTGAACAACCCTATAAGCTGGCGGACCAGGCTAAGCTGAAGTTCCTGCAAACGGTCGAACAAGCGGGGCTGGAATCGGAGTGGATTTGTGCCGACAGCTCCAGAAACAATCTTGATCTGGTCCAGTCGCTCAATCTTTACGCCCATTATCGCGACATGCTGATCGTCAGCCAGACTGACCATGAAGCAAAGCAACAGTCGACACCCAGTGACCTCCCGGAAAAAGCGGTTCTGGGGGCTGGCCGTCCCGTGCTGGTCGTCCCCTACGCCTGTGACGCCCGAACAATCGGCAAACGGGTGATGCTGGTCTGGCGTGGTGGCCCCGAATCTTCACGGGCCATGCATGATTCGATGCCACTGCTGCGCGCGGCCGATTCTGTTCACGTCATATCAATCCAGGGTTACGGGGGCGATGAGGCCTACGAATCTCACAACGCCGATATTTGCAGTCATTTGCGACACTACGATATCAATGCCATTGCCGAAAAGCACGTTACAGCAGGGCTCAGTATCGGTGACTTGCTGCTCAACCGCTGCGCCGACGAGGGGATCGACCTGATGGTCCTCGGCGCCTTTTCCCAGTTCCGTCGTGGCAACCAGATCCTTGGCGATGTCGGTCGTTATCTGCTGCAGTCAATGACCGTCCCGGTGCTGATGTCACACTAA
- a CDS encoding glycyl-radical enzyme activating protein — MPQPLVFDIKRYSINDGPGIRATVFFKGCPLNCQWCHNPESISPKVQKLFTAAKCIGCGECCRACPVDACRLAPDGVVTDGDLCSLCGQCAEVCPTLATQMSGRYYSVAELLQVVEKERPFFDQSGGGVTFSGGEPLLYPEFLIELLEACGRQGVHRAVDTSGFVKKEVLLKVAQHTDLFLYDLKMVDAEKHKRYTGVDNRLILDNLVALAEYGSEVQIRVPLIGGVNDDDDSVAAMATYVAALPGEKRAVSLLPFHDVARGKDEKLGQERDLAALHEPGADALQRVIEIFAGYGLTATIGG; from the coding sequence ATGCCGCAACCGCTGGTTTTTGACATCAAGCGTTACTCGATCAACGATGGTCCGGGTATCCGGGCCACAGTCTTCTTCAAGGGCTGTCCGCTGAATTGTCAGTGGTGTCATAATCCCGAAAGTATTTCACCAAAAGTCCAAAAACTCTTTACCGCAGCCAAATGCATCGGGTGCGGTGAGTGCTGCCGCGCTTGCCCTGTAGATGCTTGCCGCCTGGCTCCTGATGGTGTGGTCACTGACGGTGATCTTTGTTCTCTCTGTGGTCAATGTGCTGAAGTTTGCCCGACGCTGGCCACGCAGATGTCGGGGCGCTACTATTCGGTCGCAGAACTTCTTCAGGTTGTTGAAAAGGAGCGGCCCTTCTTCGATCAATCAGGAGGCGGTGTTACCTTTTCCGGGGGCGAGCCGCTGCTCTATCCCGAGTTCCTGATTGAACTTCTCGAGGCGTGCGGCAGGCAGGGCGTCCACCGGGCTGTAGATACCTCTGGCTTTGTTAAAAAAGAGGTGCTGCTTAAGGTCGCACAACACACGGATCTGTTCCTTTATGACCTGAAGATGGTCGATGCAGAAAAACATAAGCGTTACACGGGAGTCGATAATCGCTTGATTCTCGATAACCTGGTGGCGCTGGCTGAATATGGCTCAGAGGTCCAGATCCGAGTTCCTCTGATAGGTGGCGTGAATGATGATGACGACAGCGTTGCTGCCATGGCCACTTATGTTGCCGCTTTGCCTGGAGAGAAGAGGGCGGTAAGTCTTCTCCCTTTTCATGATGTCGCCAGGGGTAAGGATGAGAAGCTTGGCCAGGAACGTGATCTTGCTGCGCTGCATGAGCCTGGAGCGGATGCTTTGCAAAGAGTGATTGAGATCTTTGCTGGGTATGGTTTGACTGCCACGATAGGTGGCTGA
- a CDS encoding ABC transporter ATP-binding protein, with translation MSNDVLFEIKDLEVSYGSIAAIKGISLEVHKGEIVTILGANGAGKTTTMRTISQLLKAKAGSITFKGHELTKLPAHKIVKLGISHSPEGRRVFGILTVEENLMLGAFSQSKMDRQTLAWVYELFPRLQERRKQLAGTLSGGEQQMLAIGRALMSNPEMVLLDEPSLGIAPILVKAIFKQIKEIAKKGVTVLLVEQNAKAALKLADRGYVLDVGKIALSGTSEELLASEKVQEAYLGKKH, from the coding sequence ATGAGTAACGACGTTTTGTTTGAAATAAAAGATCTGGAAGTCTCCTACGGCAGCATCGCCGCCATCAAGGGGATCTCCCTCGAAGTGCACAAGGGTGAAATTGTTACCATCCTGGGAGCGAACGGTGCCGGTAAAACCACGACCATGCGCACCATCAGCCAGCTTCTCAAGGCCAAAGCCGGTTCGATTACTTTTAAAGGGCACGAGCTGACGAAATTGCCTGCCCACAAGATCGTTAAGCTGGGCATCAGCCATTCTCCGGAAGGGCGACGCGTGTTCGGTATTTTGACGGTCGAAGAGAACCTGATGCTCGGTGCCTTTTCCCAGAGCAAAATGGATCGTCAAACCCTTGCCTGGGTCTACGAACTTTTCCCTCGTCTGCAGGAACGCCGCAAGCAGTTGGCAGGAACCCTGTCCGGTGGCGAGCAGCAGATGCTGGCGATCGGTCGCGCCTTGATGAGTAATCCCGAGATGGTGCTGCTCGATGAGCCTTCTCTTGGAATTGCACCGATCCTGGTCAAGGCGATCTTCAAGCAGATCAAGGAGATTGCCAAAAAAGGTGTGACGGTGCTGCTGGTTGAGCAGAACGCCAAGGCTGCACTGAAGCTGGCTGATCGTGGCTATGTACTCGACGTCGGCAAAATCGCCCTCTCTGGGACCTCGGAAGAACTGTTGGCTTCGGAGAAAGTACAGGAAGCCTACCTGGGAAAGAAACATTAA
- a CDS encoding branched-chain amino acid ABC transporter permease, protein MKELQKFAYPVFFVVMAVLPHMLDDRWQAVAITFLIFAVVALSQDIILGKCGMFNMGQALFFGMGAYTTAILNNEYGWSIIATIPLAIIIPAVFGILLAGPIVHLRGDYLLVVTIGFNIVFVQVLQNNLGGVTGGPNGIFGLDSLSFLGYDLMSQISVYYFAFIVLLLTLWVMHNLAGSKPGRAMHYLREDQLAAESIGINTRVYKIFSFGLGAGIAGLAGTVYATQYSAVSPEAFEFIQSVLFFSIVLVGGSSVPGVLIGVFVMFVLPEIFREFATWRYFIFGFAMIAAMIMRPRGIWPATFGKIPKFLIKENNHGA, encoded by the coding sequence ATGAAAGAATTGCAGAAATTTGCTTATCCGGTCTTCTTCGTCGTTATGGCCGTTCTGCCGCACATGCTTGACGACCGTTGGCAGGCGGTGGCGATAACATTCCTGATCTTTGCCGTGGTGGCTCTATCTCAAGATATTATCCTCGGTAAGTGCGGTATGTTTAATATGGGCCAGGCGCTCTTTTTCGGCATGGGTGCTTACACCACGGCAATCCTCAATAACGAGTACGGTTGGTCGATCATCGCCACGATACCGCTGGCGATCATCATCCCGGCCGTGTTCGGTATCCTGCTGGCCGGTCCGATCGTCCACCTGCGCGGCGACTACCTGCTGGTCGTCACTATCGGCTTCAACATTGTTTTTGTTCAGGTCCTGCAGAACAATCTCGGCGGCGTGACAGGTGGCCCCAACGGTATCTTTGGCCTCGATTCACTGAGCTTTTTAGGCTATGACCTGATGAGCCAGATTTCGGTCTACTATTTTGCTTTCATCGTCCTGTTGCTGACTCTATGGGTGATGCACAACCTGGCTGGGAGTAAACCGGGACGTGCCATGCATTATCTCCGTGAGGATCAGCTTGCGGCCGAAAGTATCGGTATCAACACCCGCGTCTACAAGATCTTCTCCTTCGGTCTTGGTGCCGGGATTGCCGGACTGGCCGGAACCGTCTATGCCACCCAGTATTCAGCTGTTAGCCCGGAGGCCTTCGAGTTTATCCAGTCGGTACTCTTCTTCAGTATCGTTCTGGTTGGCGGATCTTCGGTGCCCGGAGTCCTGATCGGGGTGTTCGTGATGTTCGTGCTGCCGGAAATTTTCCGCGAGTTCGCCACCTGGCGTTACTTCATCTTCGGTTTCGCTATGATTGCGGCGATGATTATGCGGCCACGTGGTATCTGGCCGGCCACTTTCGGTAAAATTCCCAAGTTTTTGATCAAGGAAAATAATCATGGCGCATAA
- a CDS encoding glycyl radical protein: MNERIQRLRKLSVETEPSLSIERALHETAFYKENYGKHSTPMLRALNFLDHCRNKTLYLGEDELIVAERGPQPKAVPTFPELTCHSVEDFLVLNTRDQQRYTISDEDVETYAREVIPYWQGKTIRERIFSHVPDEWRAAYEAGLFTEFMEQRAPGHTALDGQIYVKGMLDYKRQIAIEIAALDYLNDPEATDKFEELKAMDVSCDAVIVFAERHADLAEDLAASESDPKRVAELQKIAEVCRWVPANAPRTFHEAIQMYWFVHLGTITELNGWDAMNPGHFDQHLAPFYEAELAAGTLTREQAKELLCCFWIKVNNHPAPPKVGVTARESGTYNDFTNINIGGITCDGQDGVSDVSYIMLEVVEELHILQPGNSVHVSRKTPDRFLEAACKVIRQGHGYPSIFNPDVYVEELLRQGKSLKDAREGGCSGCIEVGAFGKEAYVLTGYLNVPKILEVTLNNGVDPVTGKRVGLETGDPRDFACYEDLYEAFNKQLNFIVDTKVRVSNYIDRMFAKYAPAPFLSVVIEDCISKGRDYYDAGPRYNTNYIQCTGLGTTTDSLSVLKKHVFETKAFSIERLLDAVAKNFEGEEFVRQTVLNKTPFFGNDDGYADDIALQIYADLFSAIDGKPNVKGETFHLNMLSTTCHIYFGKVMGATPNGRLAGKSISDGTSPSHGADTHGPSAVVRSLTKLDHTLSGGTLLNQRFLPSLLKRDEDIARLGQLVRSYFSLGGHHIQFNIVDTATLKAAQETPEDYKDLLVRMAGYSDYFNDMNADLQQEVVERTENESF; encoded by the coding sequence ATGAATGAGCGAATTCAGCGTCTACGCAAGTTGAGTGTTGAGACAGAGCCGAGTCTTTCTATTGAACGAGCCCTGCATGAGACTGCTTTTTATAAAGAGAATTATGGTAAGCACTCGACGCCGATGCTGCGCGCCTTGAATTTTCTCGATCATTGTCGGAATAAAACCCTCTATCTCGGAGAAGATGAGCTGATCGTTGCCGAACGCGGCCCGCAACCCAAGGCGGTGCCGACCTTCCCTGAGTTGACCTGTCACAGCGTTGAAGACTTTCTCGTCCTCAACACCCGCGACCAGCAACGTTACACCATCAGCGATGAAGACGTTGAAACCTATGCCCGTGAGGTGATCCCTTATTGGCAGGGCAAGACAATCCGTGAGCGGATCTTCAGCCATGTCCCGGATGAATGGCGGGCGGCTTACGAGGCGGGGCTCTTTACCGAGTTCATGGAGCAGCGCGCACCTGGCCATACGGCCCTCGATGGTCAGATCTATGTTAAGGGAATGCTCGATTACAAACGGCAGATTGCGATTGAAATTGCAGCCCTTGATTATCTCAACGATCCGGAAGCCACCGACAAGTTCGAAGAGCTCAAGGCGATGGACGTCTCCTGCGATGCGGTGATTGTTTTTGCCGAGCGTCATGCCGATCTTGCCGAAGATTTAGCTGCCAGTGAGAGCGATCCTAAGCGTGTTGCCGAGCTGCAGAAAATCGCTGAAGTCTGCCGCTGGGTTCCGGCCAATGCGCCACGCACGTTTCACGAAGCGATCCAGATGTACTGGTTTGTTCACCTTGGCACCATTACCGAACTCAACGGTTGGGATGCCATGAACCCCGGTCACTTCGACCAGCACTTGGCACCTTTCTATGAAGCTGAGCTTGCTGCTGGCACTTTGACCCGCGAGCAGGCCAAGGAGTTGCTCTGCTGCTTCTGGATCAAGGTCAATAATCACCCGGCGCCGCCCAAGGTGGGGGTTACAGCCCGTGAGAGCGGCACCTATAACGATTTCACCAACATCAATATCGGCGGCATCACCTGTGACGGTCAAGACGGCGTCAGTGACGTCTCCTACATCATGCTCGAGGTGGTCGAAGAGCTGCACATCTTGCAGCCGGGCAACTCCGTACACGTCAGCAGAAAGACACCGGACCGTTTCCTCGAGGCCGCCTGTAAGGTGATTCGTCAGGGGCACGGCTACCCGTCAATCTTTAATCCGGATGTTTACGTGGAGGAGCTGCTGCGTCAGGGCAAGTCTCTCAAGGATGCTCGAGAGGGCGGCTGCAGCGGCTGCATCGAGGTCGGCGCATTCGGCAAGGAGGCCTACGTTCTGACCGGCTACCTGAACGTGCCGAAGATCCTCGAAGTGACTCTGAATAACGGTGTCGACCCGGTGACAGGCAAACGGGTGGGCCTCGAGACGGGAGACCCACGTGACTTTGCCTGTTATGAAGATCTCTACGAGGCATTTAACAAGCAGTTGAATTTTATTGTTGATACCAAGGTCAGGGTCAGCAACTACATCGATCGTATGTTCGCCAAGTATGCTCCGGCACCTTTCCTGTCGGTTGTGATCGAGGATTGCATTAGCAAGGGTCGGGATTATTACGATGCTGGGCCGCGCTATAATACCAATTATATCCAGTGTACCGGTCTTGGTACGACCACCGACAGTCTCTCTGTGCTCAAAAAACATGTCTTCGAAACCAAGGCGTTCAGTATAGAGCGCCTCCTTGACGCAGTTGCAAAAAATTTCGAGGGTGAAGAGTTCGTGCGTCAGACGGTTCTCAACAAGACGCCTTTCTTTGGTAACGACGATGGTTACGCCGATGATATCGCCCTGCAGATTTATGCTGACTTGTTTTCTGCAATCGATGGCAAGCCGAATGTTAAGGGGGAAACCTTTCATCTCAACATGCTCTCTACGACATGCCATATCTATTTCGGCAAGGTGATGGGGGCGACGCCCAATGGGCGTTTGGCCGGCAAGTCGATTTCCGATGGCACTTCGCCGTCTCATGGCGCAGATACCCATGGCCCGTCAGCCGTGGTGCGGTCATTGACCAAGCTTGATCACACATTGTCTGGAGGCACTTTACTTAACCAGCGCTTCTTGCCGAGCCTGCTCAAGCGGGACGAGGATATTGCAAGGTTGGGCCAGTTGGTGCGCAGCTATTTCTCTCTGGGCGGTCATCACATTCAGTTCAATATCGTTGATACGGCGACCTTGAAAGCAGCCCAGGAGACCCCCGAGGATTATAAGGACCTGCTGGTGCGTATGGCCGGTTACAGCGACTACTTCAATGACATGAACGCAGACCTGCAGCAGGAAGTGGTTGAGCGTACGGAAAACGAGTCGTTCTGA